Proteins from one Acidobacteriota bacterium genomic window:
- a CDS encoding four helix bundle protein has protein sequence MKLRTKRFAIRVVKLCRALPKNDEGRTFGRQLMRASTSVAANYRAVCRARSHSEFVAKIGVVVEEIDETVFWLEFLVDVEIIRPARMSELLREANELLAILAASQRTAKTSGPRRK, from the coding sequence TTGAAGCTGCGCACCAAGCGATTCGCGATTCGCGTCGTCAAGCTATGCCGCGCCCTGCCAAAGAATGACGAGGGCCGCACGTTCGGCAGGCAGTTGATGCGGGCGAGTACCTCTGTAGCGGCCAACTATCGGGCAGTCTGCCGAGCCCGGTCTCACTCTGAGTTCGTGGCAAAGATCGGCGTAGTGGTTGAGGAGATCGACGAAACTGTCTTCTGGCTGGAGTTTTTAGTGGATGTCGAGATCATCCGCCCAGCCCGTATGAGCGAGTTGCTTCGCGAGGCGAATGAGCTGCTAGCGATCCTGGCGGCCTCGCAGCGAACTGCTAAAACCTCTGGACCCCGCCGTAAATGA
- a CDS encoding EamA family transporter produces the protein MTSSSQSRTSQGRTSSLRGYLFIAAATFFWGLSATLGKLVFNGGLVTGATPLGPVILAQTRTTFSLLLLFPLLRLIGKRAPAAMTRRDLLFAFAVGIFGIAGSNYFYYLAIQQTSVATAIILQYTAPVWVLLYMVARRLQRATWQRLAGVGMAVAGAALAIGAFQSEGVRLNAIGVIAALLAALTFSFYNVGGRELVARFDRWYVVLYAMAGASLFWLLVNPPWKIWAAHYTASQWLFLFVFACVSMLVPYLLYFAGLHHLDATRAIVVSCLEPVFAISFAWAFVHERVTALQVLGMVIVIAATIIVQLSDASTQKLTPDD, from the coding sequence TTGACCAGCTCCTCGCAGAGTAGGACGTCGCAGGGTAGGACCAGCTCGCTGCGCGGCTATCTGTTCATCGCCGCGGCCACGTTCTTCTGGGGACTCTCCGCCACGCTCGGCAAGCTGGTGTTCAACGGCGGCCTGGTCACCGGCGCCACGCCACTCGGTCCGGTGATCCTGGCACAGACGCGGACAACTTTTTCTCTTCTACTCCTCTTTCCTCTTCTCCGGCTAATAGGCAAGCGGGCACCCGCTGCGATGACGCGCCGCGACCTGCTCTTCGCCTTCGCCGTCGGCATCTTCGGCATCGCCGGCTCGAACTACTTCTACTACCTCGCCATCCAGCAGACCTCGGTCGCCACGGCGATCATCCTGCAATACACCGCGCCCGTCTGGGTGCTGTTGTACATGGTCGCGCGACGCCTGCAGCGCGCGACCTGGCAGCGGCTCGCGGGCGTGGGGATGGCGGTCGCGGGCGCGGCGCTCGCCATCGGCGCGTTCCAGTCCGAAGGCGTTCGGCTGAACGCCATCGGCGTGATCGCCGCATTACTTGCCGCGCTCACGTTTTCTTTCTACAACGTTGGCGGACGCGAACTGGTCGCGCGCTTCGATCGCTGGTATGTGGTGCTCTACGCCATGGCCGGCGCCTCGCTGTTCTGGCTCCTGGTGAACCCGCCGTGGAAGATCTGGGCGGCGCACTACACCGCCAGCCAGTGGCTCTTCCTGTTTGTGTTCGCGTGCGTCTCGATGCTGGTGCCGTATTTGCTCTACTTCGCCGGACTGCACCACCTCGACGCCACGCGGGCCATCGTGGTGAGTTGCCTCGAGCCGGTCTTCGCCATCAGCTTTGCGTGGGCGTTCGTCCACGAACGTGTGACGGCGCTGCAGGTGCTGGGGATGGTGATCGTGATCGCCGCAACCATCATCGTGCAGCTGTCAGACGCGAGCACGCAGAAGCTCACGCCGGATGACTAG
- a CDS encoding OsmC family protein — MSQSVSASALRVDVERFVVTATSGHAIVVDSDRKRNTASGPMELVLMALCACTATDVDIVLRKKREPFTSLEVRAEAERAKDPPQVYTAIKLVYTVGGKVAKKAVEHAIRLSEEKYCSVSAMLQKTAKITAEIVYLP, encoded by the coding sequence ATGAGTCAATCCGTCAGCGCTTCCGCGTTACGCGTAGATGTTGAACGATTCGTCGTCACCGCGACCTCCGGCCACGCGATCGTGGTCGATTCCGATCGCAAGCGGAATACCGCCTCCGGCCCGATGGAGCTCGTTTTGATGGCACTGTGCGCCTGCACCGCCACCGACGTCGACATCGTGCTGCGCAAGAAGCGTGAGCCGTTCACCTCTCTCGAAGTGCGCGCTGAAGCTGAACGTGCAAAGGACCCGCCCCAGGTCTACACCGCGATCAAACTTGTCTACACCGTCGGCGGCAAGGTGGCGAAGAAGGCCGTGGAGCACGCGATCCGGCTTTCAGAAGAAAAATACTGCTCGGTCTCGGCCATGCTGCAGAAGACGGCAAAGATCACGGCTGAGATCGTTTATCTTCCCTGA